The Ralstonia pseudosolanacearum genome includes the window TGAGCGCCGCCTGGGTGGTCAGCGCGGCGCCGCCTGCCACGGGCGGCCGATGACGAGCAGGACCAGGGCCAGTCCGCAGAATACGGCGCCGGCGTGGAAGGTGGCGGCGGCGCCGTGGGCATCCCACAGCCAGCCGGCCAGGGCGCTGGCCACCAGCATGGCGATGCCGCTGACCAGGTTGAAGGCGCCGTAGGCGGTGCCGCGCAGGTCGGCGGGGGCGGTGTCGGCCACCATGGTGGCCAGCAGCCCCTGCGTGATGCCCATATGGACGCCCCACAGCGCGACGCCCGCCAGCACGGCGCCCCAGTGGTCGGTGGCGCCGAGCACGAGGTCCGCGGCGATCAGCACGACGAGGCCCAGCGCCAGCAGACCGGTATGGCTGACGCGGTCCGACAGCTTGCCGAACGGATAGGCGGACAGCGCATAGACCACGTTCATCGCTACCATCACCAGCGGCACCAGCGCGATCGGCACGCCGCCCCGCTGGGCGCGCAGCACGAGAAACGCTTCGCTGAAGCGGGCGAGCGTGAAGACGGCGCCGATGGCGACGACCCACCAGTAGGCCCGGGTGAGCCGCCGCAGGTTGGCGCGGCGGATCGGGTTGGCGCGGTGCGTGGCGGCCCGGGCCGCCGGTTCGCGCAGGCCGAAGACCAGCAGCGCTACCGAGAGCAGGCCCGGCACCACCGCCACCCAGAACACCGCGCGGAAATCGTTCGCCCACCGCAGCATCAGCCCGACCGCCAGCAGCGGCCCGAGGAACGCGCCCACGGTGTCGAGCGATTGCCGCAGCCCGAAGGCCGCGCCGCGCAGTTCCGGCGGGGCGATGTCGGCGACCAGCGCATCGCGCGGTGCGCCGCGCACGCCCTTGCCGACGCGGTCCAGCAGCCGCGCCGCCAGCACCAGGCCCGCGGTGGGGGCCAGCGCGAACAGCGGCTTGGACAGGGCGCCCAGCGCGTAGCCGAACACCGCCAGCCCCTTGCGCCTGCCGAGGTAGTCGCTGAGCGCGCCGGAGAAGATCTTGACGATCAGCGCCGTCGATTCGGCCAGCCCTTCGACGAGGCCGACCGTGAGCGCGCTCGCGCCCAGCGCCGAGACCATGAACATCGGCAGCAGGCTGTGGATCATCTCGGAGGCGACGTCCATCAGCAGGCTGACGCCGCCCAGGATCCAGATGCCGGGCGGCAGGCGGCGCAGGACATCGGGGCGCGGGTTTGCGGTCATGGGGTGACGGACGCCAGTTCGGTGAGAAAGCGCTCGGTCTGCGCGAGCACGCCGGTGCGCACGCTGCTCCAGACCCGGCCGGAGAAGTCGTGCGGCAGGATCGCCTCGACCTGGTCGAGACCCGCCGGCACGCGCTCGACCAGCGCCAGCATGCCGGCGAACGCGTCCGGCACGCCGGATTGTGCCGCCAGCGCCTGCCAGTGGCGCAGGTGGATGTCGGTCAGCCGCGCATGCGCGTTCTTGCCGCGCAGGGCCATCGCCAGCCGCGCGCGATAGGGCGACAGCTGGTTCGGCCCGTCGCCCATGATCGGCCAGACCGAGAGCACGTCGTACAGCGGCGTCATGCGGAAACGCCCGCCGCGCCCGATCGCCAGCGAGAAGTTTTTCGCGTGCCCGTCGGTGGCGGCCAGCAGCCAGAAGGCAAGTTGCGCCAGCACGAAGCGGCGCTTGTCGTCGATGGCGTGTTCGGACGCGGACAGCAGGTCGAGGCAGGTGCGCATGCCGGGGCCGCCGTCGTTTTCATATTTGCGGTGCGCGGGCGTGCCGGTGGCCTGGCAGAAGTCTTCCTGCGGCAGGCGCGCGATCCAGGCGTTGCCCGGCATCCAGCGGCGGTCGAAGCGCTCGACCGCCAGCACTTTGCTGGTGCCGAAGCGAGCCATCTCGGTGTGCGCCACCTCCAGCCCCCAGGCCGTCAGCAGTTGCGCGCACAGCCATTCGTTGTCGACCGAGTCCTGCATGTCGGCGCGGATGTTGCCGATCAGCCCCAGCGGCAGCTTGAGGATGTGCGTGGTGGGCGTGGCGCCCAGCGGCCGGTGCCAGGCATCGCCGATGCGCAGCAGGGCGGTCTTCTCCTGCGCGCCGGCAATGGAGATGCGGAAGGCGTCGGGGTCGCCGGCGTCCTCGCCCAGCGCGGGTGTGGCGGTGAGATTGCGCAGCAGCGCGTCGACCTGGCTGTCTGTGAGCGGCTCGCTGTCGATGCGGTCGTAGCCGGTGGGCGCCATGCCGGGCGGCAGCAGTTGCACGGCGCCCACGCAGTCGCGGCCGATGGCGGCCAGCAATTCGGCGGCATCCGTGGAGGCGAGGCTGAAGCGGCGCCGCACGCGCTCGCGGATCGGCTGGGCCTCGGGCAGCAGGTTGTCGAAGTAGTCGTCGACCACCTGGCCGCGCAGCTCGGGCACACCGGCCGGGATCGGCAGCGACAGCGACAGCGGCCGCATGTTGGGCGAGCGCAACCAGGCGTCGTCATAGCGCAGGATCGGCACGCCGGCGCGGCTGGCTGTCCAGATGCCGACGGGCTCGCCGTTCATCCACAGATGCAGTTCGGGATGCGCCATGGCTTACCAGTCGGCGGGCGCGGCGGAGGGGCCGCCGGCGGGTGCGGACGTGCGCAGCGTCAGCTGCGCGCCGAGCGCGTGCAGGATGCGCAGCAACTGCTCGAAGCCGACCGCGCCCGGGTCTTTTTCGATGTCGGCGATGCGGTTCTGGCTGACGCCCAGCAACGCGCCCAGTTGGGCCTGCGTGAGTCCGCGCGCCTTGCGCAACGATTTCAGATGCGCCGACAACTGCGGCGCCGAGGAGAGCAGGGACTCCATGGATATCACCTCAAGACGATATTTGTAATTTATCGCTTTAGGGTGATAAATGCAAGATATCGCCGTTGGGCGATCAATGCGTCGTATCGTTCCGGGGCGCGCTTCAGGCAAGCGTCGGGGCAAACGGCGCAAACAGGCCGTTGAGCCTGGCCGTGCCCGCGGCATCGTGCGCGAAGGCGAACGTCCCCGTGGCGCGGAGTTCCTCGGCGGCGCGCAGGAAGGCGCCCAGCGCCGCGCGGGCCAGGGCGCCGCCCACGCTGACGCGCTTGACGCCCAGCGTCGCCAGTTCGGCCACGCTCAGGTTGCCGTCGGCAAAGCCCATCAGCACGTTGACGGGGCGATCGACCTCGCGCAGCACGGTGGCGATCTCTTCGCGCGTCTTCAGGCCGGGGGCGTAGAGCACGTCGGCGCCCGCGTCCTGGTAGGTCTGCAGGCGGCGGATGGTGTCGGCGAGGTCGTTGCGGCCGTGCAGGTGGTTCTCCGCCCGCGCGGTGAGCGTGAAGGGGAAGGGCAGCGAACGGGCGGCTTCGACGGCGGCCCGGATCCGCTCGGCCGCGGCTTCGAGCGGATAGATGGGGGTGTCGGCCCGGCCCGTGGCATCTTCGATCGAACCGCCGACGATGCCGGTCGCGCCCGCCAGGCGGATGGTCTCGGCCACCGTCTGGGGATCGTCGCCGAAACCGTTCTCCAGGTCGGCGGCCACGGGCAGGTCGGTGGCGGCGGCCAGGTCCGCCACGTGCGCGAGGATGGCATCGCGGCCGGCGCCGTAATCCGGCAGCCCGCGCGAGAACGCGAAGCCGGCGCTGGTGCTGGTGAGCGCCTCGAAGCCCAGCACCGCCAGCAGGCGGGCCGAGCCCGGGTCCCACGGGTTGGGAATGACGAAGGCGCCGCTGCGTTCGTGCAGGGCGCGGAAGGCCTGGGCTTTTTCGGTCTGGGTCGGCATGGCGGGTTGAGGGAGGGGTGTCGGGGGAGGTGCGGTACGCCGCGCGGCGGCACAGGCGAGCGCGTTGTCCAGGCGGTCGTTGTCCCGGAACATCGCGTCGCCGACAAAGAGCGTGGGAGCGCCAACGATGCCACGAATCTGCGCGGCGTGGGCGATGGCGACGCTGGTCTTCGGGGCGTGGTTGACGCCGGAGGGCGCGTTCCCGTTTGTGATGCTGGCGGCCTTCTGCGGATCGTCGCGATTTGTGAAACAATACCGGGTTGATCACTGGTACGGTTTGCGCGGGAATCAGCAGTTTCCTGTGAATGCCACCGTTCAGACATGACTTACGCCGTCAAGGAAATCTTCTACACGCTGCAGGGCGAGGGTGCCAACACCGGCCGCGCAGCCGTGTTCTGCCGCTTCGCGGGCTGCAACCTGTGGAGCGGCCGCGAGGCCGACCGCGCCACCGCCATCTGCCAGTTCTGTGACACCGATTTCGTCGGCACGGACGGCACGCTGGGCGGCAAATATCCCACCGCCGATGCGCTTGCCGATACCGTCGCCGCCCAATGGCCGGCCGCGGCCACGGGCGGCCGGCCGCTGGTGGTCTGCACCGGCGGCGAGCCGCTGCTGCAGCTCGACCGGCTCCTGATCGACGCGCTGCACGCGCGCGGCTTCGAGATCGCCATCGAGACCAATGGCACCCTCGCCGTGCCGGACGGCATCGACTGGGTTTGCGTGAGCCCGAAACTGGGCGCCGAACTGGTCGTCACCCGCGGC containing:
- a CDS encoding isocitrate lyase/PEP mutase family protein, whose protein sequence is MPTQTEKAQAFRALHERSGAFVIPNPWDPGSARLLAVLGFEALTSTSAGFAFSRGLPDYGAGRDAILAHVADLAAATDLPVAADLENGFGDDPQTVAETIRLAGATGIVGGSIEDATGRADTPIYPLEAAAERIRAAVEAARSLPFPFTLTARAENHLHGRNDLADTIRRLQTYQDAGADVLYAPGLKTREEIATVLREVDRPVNVLMGFADGNLSVAELATLGVKRVSVGGALARAALGAFLRAAEELRATGTFAFAHDAAGTARLNGLFAPFAPTLA
- a CDS encoding type II toxin-antitoxin system HipA family toxin — encoded protein: MAHPELHLWMNGEPVGIWTASRAGVPILRYDDAWLRSPNMRPLSLSLPIPAGVPELRGQVVDDYFDNLLPEAQPIRERVRRRFSLASTDAAELLAAIGRDCVGAVQLLPPGMAPTGYDRIDSEPLTDSQVDALLRNLTATPALGEDAGDPDAFRISIAGAQEKTALLRIGDAWHRPLGATPTTHILKLPLGLIGNIRADMQDSVDNEWLCAQLLTAWGLEVAHTEMARFGTSKVLAVERFDRRWMPGNAWIARLPQEDFCQATGTPAHRKYENDGGPGMRTCLDLLSASEHAIDDKRRFVLAQLAFWLLAATDGHAKNFSLAIGRGGRFRMTPLYDVLSVWPIMGDGPNQLSPYRARLAMALRGKNAHARLTDIHLRHWQALAAQSGVPDAFAGMLALVERVPAGLDQVEAILPHDFSGRVWSSVRTGVLAQTERFLTELASVTP
- a CDS encoding helix-turn-helix transcriptional regulator produces the protein MESLLSSAPQLSAHLKSLRKARGLTQAQLGALLGVSQNRIADIEKDPGAVGFEQLLRILHALGAQLTLRTSAPAGGPSAAPADW
- a CDS encoding MFS transporter is translated as MTANPRPDVLRRLPPGIWILGGVSLLMDVASEMIHSLLPMFMVSALGASALTVGLVEGLAESTALIVKIFSGALSDYLGRRKGLAVFGYALGALSKPLFALAPTAGLVLAARLLDRVGKGVRGAPRDALVADIAPPELRGAAFGLRQSLDTVGAFLGPLLAVGLMLRWANDFRAVFWVAVVPGLLSVALLVFGLREPAARAATHRANPIRRANLRRLTRAYWWVVAIGAVFTLARFSEAFLVLRAQRGGVPIALVPLVMVAMNVVYALSAYPFGKLSDRVSHTGLLALGLVVLIAADLVLGATDHWGAVLAGVALWGVHMGITQGLLATMVADTAPADLRGTAYGAFNLVSGIAMLVASALAGWLWDAHGAAATFHAGAVFCGLALVLLVIGRPWQAAPR
- the queE gene encoding 7-carboxy-7-deazaguanine synthase gives rise to the protein MTYAVKEIFYTLQGEGANTGRAAVFCRFAGCNLWSGREADRATAICQFCDTDFVGTDGTLGGKYPTADALADTVAAQWPAAATGGRPLVVCTGGEPLLQLDRLLIDALHARGFEIAIETNGTLAVPDGIDWVCVSPKLGAELVVTRGDELKVVIPQPGQDLDAYERLDFRHFFLQPMDGPLARQNTALAVELCQRRPRWHLSLQTHKMLGIR